Below is a window of Phoenix dactylifera cultivar Barhee BC4 unplaced genomic scaffold, palm_55x_up_171113_PBpolish2nd_filt_p 000097F, whole genome shotgun sequence DNA.
ATAAGAGTCTACTTATTATCCGAAATGATATTATGAATATGAATGTCCATGTGATGGCACAAGCTGAGCATCTGTTTTAGTTATTTATAATAGATGTGAAAAGGGAACCAAGCTTTAGGTAGTAAGGACTCAGGAATTTTGGAAATTGACCTAAAATATAACTAGAAGAATGGAGAAGTTATTAATGATGAAAATGAGAAAGCTAACAGGTCAAATCCTCATGTGATCCTTCCAAGCAAGGAGTTATTGGTATACATGCTTGTAGTGCTTCATTAGATGTGTTATGAAGTTCAGGCCCTTCACTAGTGATTGTCTGTGGATCTTTAAACATTTCAGGTGCATAAGGATATTGGATTTTGTCAAGATTGAAATAAGAGTAGTTCTTCATCTAAAAAGGTTGCTTAGGGTACCTGAACTTACTGACAGTGGGTCATGTCCAAGGGGTTTGTTTTGAGGATCAGGGTGATATGTGAAATTTCTCCCATTGGCTTTCAGTCAGATGTCAACCATTGAATTGGTGGCAAGTACTAGGACAATGCATATTGGACAAGAGAGGGGCTAACCATGAAACTTAAAAGGCATATTGGCAGGTTAGACGAAAACATTAGTGATTTAAAAGGATGATCTGATGGGTGAAATTGAGAAACTCTTTGCAAGAGTGGAAGATGCTTTAGACAAGCAAAAGGGAGGTACATTGTGAGGCACCTTTTTTCCCGCAAGATGCTGCATGATAATGTTTGGAAGACATTCTTGGGATTTTAAGATTTTTGTTTACGAGTCCAAAGTTTTGGCTTTCTGGGTTTCCCCTTTTTATTATCTTAAAATTTTTAACATGTTtcttatttgaattgcaatttaacTGATGGAAAGGCAAATATATGGTATAAAAAGATAAGGCATTGGCAGAGTTTCTGTACTAGATTTTTAGGATGTAAATTTGTTTATGCTCTCTTTcgtttttttcgtttttttgtTTTGAGACTAGGAGGGGCCGATCGCTGCCTTTTCCTACCCTATACCTACACCACccttaggggtcgactccaacCAGAATCGAATCCCTGCCTTCTTGCCCAAGTGGCAAGTGGTGATGCCATCTGAGCAAGCACTCAGTGTTAACTTTTGCTTATACTTTGGAAATAATGCGAGGAAGTTGTATCACAGATCTTTTAATTATGCAACTAACGCTTACATTCAAGGCACAAAGCAACTAGGGGGAATTCTTTTCTACACCTCATAGTTTATGATATGCATGAACAGATAACTGTCATCCACATTGTTGTTACCAAAATGTGTAATATTTCACTGTTGTGTAATGAGATCAATTACTATTTGAATAAATCTTGTATGAGCATGTGCCTATCTACTATGTTGATTCTGCCTTGTTTAGTTTCTTGTTTGAATCTAAACCTGTTTGCTGGTGGTGAAGATTAAACATTGCTTATACTGAAATTTAATTTCTTCCTTAGGTGCTGAAGTAGTTGAAGGGGAAGCCGTGGAAAGTGAGGTTGAAGGTGTTGATGAAGAAAGGGATGTTGGTGCTGGTAAAGATGAAGGGGCTGATGGGTTAGATGACGCTGATAACAGTGAAAGCTATGATGATGGAGAAGATAATGAAGAAGTTGAGGAAGAAGATCCCTCTTTATATATGCAGGCAGACAATGAAGAAATTGAGGAGGAAGATCCCTCTTTATATATGCAGGACACTATGACAGAGAGAAAAAAGCAGAAGGAATTTGAGATATTTATTGGTGGGTTAAATAAAGAAGCTGTTGAGGAAGATTTAATGCATGTCTTTGGTGTGTTTGGGGAGATTCAGTCTGTTAGGATAGTTAGAAATCTATCAACACAGAAAAGTAAGGGGTTTGCATTTATTCGTTACGCTAGTGTTGAGCATGCGAAGAAGGCTCTTGCTGAGCTAAAAGATGGGACAGAGGTTCAGTTTAAGTCTTTAAGGcttttataaataattttgtTTTATATGCAGTCAACTTAGTGTACAAACTTTGACTTATGGATATCGTTTTGTTAGGTGAGAGGGAAGCAGGTTGGAATATCAGCTAGTCAATATAATGATACCCTTTACCTGGGAAACATCTGCAAGACTTGGACAAAAGATCACGTACAGTATTTCTTGTTCCCATTTATTTGTACCGTTTCACTTTTGCAACTTGTCCAACATTTTTGGTTTTGATGTGAATTCACATAGCATTACTGATTTGTTTATTATAGTGTTTTTTTATTGCAGCGCATCTACTTAACCATCATGCTTATACTGTCTAAATGGTGTGCTTCCAGGTGCTTGAGACATTAAAAGGATATGGAATTGAACAAGTAGAGCACATACTCTTGCCTGATGATCCCAATAATGAAGGGAAAATCAAAGGTTTTGCTTTCCTTGAATTCAATTCACATTCTGATGCAATGGCAGCATTTCAGCGGTTAAAAAAACCAGATGCTGTATTTGGCTGTGATAGGAGTGCGAAAGTTGCTTTTGCACAAACTCCAATGCATCCAGCTGAGGAAATTTTGTTACAGGTAAACAATCTTTTTTGCTTGTAGGCATGCAGACTTATTGCATTAGTTGTAAGACCATGTTTTTCTTAGTGTGAAATTTGGATCAATTCTATCAACTTTTGTTGTTTCTTGGTGCTCCTGTGTAACTTGTACAAGTAGGGCAAGATGTTTGTATGAATTTTGTGACTCGGAACCCTTATGGTTATGCACTGGCACATCTGAATGCAGATGTCATTGGAACCCATAACAATAGAGTATTGTGAGACGTTGTTATAGTAGAAAGGTTTTCTACTATTATCTCTGTAATGGTAGTTAAAATACCTACTGATGGGAAAGGTTTTCTTGTCCTCTATTTAATATAATACTTGGAAATATGCAAGTTAAATTGTATATGACTTGCTCCTGAGGTACCAAGCCATCTGGAACATGTAACTCAACATATTTTGCATATGTTTTATAAAATGTTGCTGATAAGTTTTTTGCTTGATAAATAGATTATTTAGTCTGTCTGCAGGTTAAAACTGTATTCATTGAAAGTATTCCAGTCTCTTGGGATGAAGAAAAAATCAAAGAACTTTGCAAACAATTTGGTGAGGTAGAGAAAGTACAACTATTTCGGAAGTTCACAACAagtaaaaagaaagattttgggTTTATTGAATTTACTTCTCGAGAAAGTGCTGTAGCTTGTGTCGAAGGAATAAACAGTGCTCAACTtggagaagatgaggtcaaggtAAGGTATTTGAGATCTCATCTGATGTTTCTGTTACTAATCTTAGTGGAGTAACTTGGGTATTGCAAGTTTCAGGTCAAAGCTAATCTTGCTAAGCCTTTGAATAAGAGAAGGCTTGCTAGGCAGCGTGCTCGAGGTGGATTTAAGGTTAAGAAGAATGAAGAAGTTTCTGAAGAGGCTGGCCAATCTAAGAAGAAAAAACATTCCAAGTCAAAAGAGGTTCTTGTCAAGGCAAAAACTCAACACAAATTAAAAAATGTTGAAGGGAGCAAGTCATCTAAGTCCCAAGGCATGGTTGCAAAGGGTAAACATGGTCCTCAACTAGCACGGCCTGCTAAAGGTAAACGACGTGGTAGGAGGAGCATGGACAATGCCATTAATGACAGGCCATCAAAGAAGGCACGTAAAAATCGCAACTTTGGTATGGTAAAGCTGGTTATACTATgttgtcatttttttttgtgtttccaGATTTGATAGATGTGTGCTTAAGGTTATGTTTGGTGTGTTTGGAGACATGCAGGTAACTTGCATGGTAGACCTTCTAAAGGCTTTGGCAACCAAAGGTACAGTTACTCAGGGCTACCGGAAGTAAACCCTGTCGTGCAACCTACCACCTATGCTCCAAGAtatgcacaatctgcaactagATACCAGGCTTACACTTATGCTGGACCTTCTGGTTCTAAAGCTCGTCAGTCTGATCTGGTAAACATGAACCTACCCCAAGCTCCTCCagcacacacacacagacacacCTCTTTCTCAGTTTTCTTCCAGAATTCTAGGTTAAGCATGTTGTTGGTTGGCGGTTCTTTTCAGGAACCTCATGCTGGATGTATTCCTGCAGCAAAACCTGTTCATTATAGTTATGGATATGAGCAAAGAAGGTATGCCCTGTTTGTGCTTCCAGCATAATAAATGTTTCACAATGTCAATTGCTTATATATGTCTTTTGTTGTGTTTAACTAGGGTTGGTGCTTATGATAGCCAAGCAAGGAATGGTTCTGACTTTGCTGGAGGTAGCATCTGGCTCCTACGAACACATCTTTTAATTTGTagccagttttttttttatggttttAGCTCTTAACCAATATTATACAAATTTTTTTGAACTCCTGTTCATCATCATCCAACCCTTTTCTATCATGGGTTTGGCCATGGAGCTGAATGTTTTGTATGTTTTATTCTATTGCAGTATGTCATTACCTTTTCGTTGCTATGTGATTGTCATTAGAGTTAAAATCGGCTGCTTGCTTAGTACATTATCATTATGTCAATTCATCTATGATACATATAGCTCCTATTCTGTTAATTCATTCGCATTGTTTTGCATTGCTATTGTTTCTACATAATTATGTCACTAACAAAAAGGAATATAAAGTTTGTTATTctcattatatttatgatattatgtgattacactTCTAATCTTTTCTTGTAAAGatgttatttataaaaaaatgtatCCTAATCCAGTGATTTTTAATATAAACCAAAGCAATAACCAGGAAATGTTGTCTCAACTGTTTAGGGCCACCTTTATGAATCCTTGTTCACTTAGAATTGCTATTGAGGGCTGGATTTTCTCAAAATGTTCATTCATGTTACATTTGGTGTTTGTCTCCTTTTCCTACATCCTTCAACAAAGATTAAATCTTTTCTCACTAGAGCCCTCTTTAAATCTCTATTGTGCATGTTTATACCATGTCAAATTGATTCTTCATCATTTTGTCCTTAATTTATGCAACTCAGACAACTCTAATATATCTATTTCTAACTGTATCATTCTTTGTCTTACCACATATCCATTTCaacgtcctcttttttttgtgctAGATTTTACTCAATTTCTTGGACGCTTTTTGTTATAACATCTTGCACCATGTTACATTGTAGATGAATGTCTTGAGCCGTATGACATCATGGATGTTAATGCCATTTGATAAGTTTTTGCCTCTAAGTTGCCAAGATATTATTGATTAGAACATACCATAGAAGCATCTTTCCGTGCCATCCAAGGAGCATTGATGCTATTGCATGTGTTCATGTATCTCTTCATTAGTTTGTGTAATAAATTATGAATAACAAAACACTCAATTCTGTAGCATCTCTTAATTTCGATCTTGAATTGAGCTTCATTATTCTAAGATTTACTTTGATAGCTTCATTAATATTTAATCTTGTCTGTTTTCTGATCAATGAAGACTATATTTGCTGCAAATATGTCACAGTAATTTTTCATAGAAATAAGGGTAAATTCCTATATGTTTTAGTATAAAAAGATAATGCTTTATGCTTATCCTTGGTGTGAAGTTATTGTGATTGAGATGTATTTCTTGTGCCAAAACCAATTTAAGCACTTGCCCTTACTTGGGTATACATGTGAATAATTTTAATGTATAGCCTATGTACGTCTTTCCTTCTTAGATTCACCAAGTTACCTTTCTTGTAACCTTAAAGTAAACCTTTCcatatttttctattaattgCCTATGAAGGCAGCCAGCATTGTAAGCTTTCTGGCCTTAAACCAAATTGGTTCTTTGATGTTGTTAGGGGCAGATTTAGGGGATCCAAGAGTCTAGTGGGTCATGGCTTCCCTGCCTCATGTGGCTGTCCTACAAAAGGCTCCCTTTTTAGTTGCAaaaccatctaatggtccatgTTTCTTGGTGGGAAAGAAGATTGCTATTCCAAGACTCTAGAATCATAGTATCAATCTTGGGATGTCTATGACTCCACATTGATTTCCCATAGTAGCCTACCCGGTTTCCTATCCAATCTGGTGCCCATATTAGGGTGGGGCTCCTTGTATCCCAGTTCTATAAGGATTAGGAAATCATAAACAACAAACCCAACAGCTCTATGTTTTCTTTGCAAAATTGCTTGCTTCCTCTCAGTACTGACAAAGGTCTAAGACTCAACTCTCAGTCcttacgcaaaaaaaaaaaaaaaaaaaaaaaagctcaagaCTACTCTTGGTTATGATAAAGTGGATCATGTCCATTGCTTTTTGTCTTTCCCTTGGGGTCACCTTCATGCATAAACTCCAAGGGTTTTTTTTCTGATAAGTTCTTGTTGTTGATGGATTGGCtgctcaaatctacatcataaAATTCCTTTTATGGTTATCAACTTGGTGACCTGCTACTCGGGGGAATAGGTAAATACATCCTTAGTTTCTATTgttcatcatatttattttttcctaAATTATATGCATGATATAATTAATTGATCCTATAGATTTTGAGAGAGTTTTATTATGTAGGTTCTTGTTAATCAtgttgaaaaaggaaaaacttGATGGCCTTTATCTTCTATTTTCTCATCTTTTTAATTTACTTGGTCCAGCTTTTCATGTTGTAATTGCTCAAAACAATTATATTTTTGTCCAATAGTATTTAAATATGTTAAACAAAATATTCCTTTTTTTGTATTTCTTAGTCAAGAGCGTTACTATTTTTATGAAGTTGAAAATTACTTCTCTTATTAGGTGGAATTTTGATATTTTCAATTTATAATATGCAAAATACCCCATCAAGTTGAATCCTAGTTTTGCCCTTGGTTGTTGTCATTGTTTTTCTGAATCCTTATTTAGTTACCTTGTCCCAtaaatcaattaacataagtccAAGATATTTAGAGCAATTTTGCATATGTCCTATATTTTTACAACTTGGTAATTGATGCTTCTTGGATCATTCGACAATTTCATGGTTTTCAAAATCTCATTTAATGAGCTAGTAAGTCAAGTTAGCATAATATCTTATTATTTTCGAAACCCTAATTGATATTCCATTGAGGATCAAATGCCTCACCTGTTTTTGTTCTTTGTAAAACTATCTCGATTTTAGGTTTACAACATTGTGCAAGGAGAAATTTGACAACTAGTTAATTGTAACTCTTCTATCAAATTTCTTTAGTAGAATTTTCATTTAATGGGTTTTGAAAATAGCATTTTCATCTTTGTTTAGTCTGGGCATCTTTCACCAATGAGGTGCTTCACAACTCCTCTCACTTGACATGCCTCTGCCCCCAACACCAGCCCCCCTCTCTCACTGCCTCAAGCATGGTTTAACATACCTGTGGAACGGGACGATACCATTTCAGCCAGAAAACAGCACTGAGACCCCTCCACCCTGGCCCTCAAAACACATAAAAACAAGGCAATATGGACAGGGTCGGGTTGGCAAGCGCCGGTGCAAACCCCGGTTCAGCTGATATGATGCATGAATTGTGTTTCTTGATTGCAAAGGGTTTGCACCACACAGTTCATATGACATCCTAACGAGCACaaatttttctgaaaatatgGGGAGGTGGAGTGGGAGGCCCTGCAGCGTGTCATTGCACCCATTTAGGCATCTCATGAGAGGCTCAGCTTCTCCTTTTGCCCAAACCATgagaaagagagggggagagagatagaaagagaggagagaaagtgCGGAAGCGAGTGGAAAGTGGGGGAGGGTCTAGACGGGGATGGGAAGCCAATAGCATGGAATAGGGGGTCTTCAGATTTGGCGAGGCCCTTCTTCCcaactgttcttttgaatggacaaaagttggccAAATTTTTTCCGTTTTGCTTAAATTTTGGAATATTGTAGGGTGGACAACGCCCTACAACAtggtgatttttattttttatttatttattataaattattaatatttttggattataatgttaataaaaataaaataaatggaaTTTGGGTTTGAAAATGTGTGCCTGCTACAATTTGTTGACCCAGATGTCTATGAGTGCCTAAACCCTCTGTTTGGGATTGAATTTATAAGGCAAATcattatacatttttttttcaatactaTACTTTAATTGTTACTTTATGTATAAATATTCACAGTTTGTTGATCTATGTTGACTCAGTCATTGAGTGTTGGTATTGATATTGACACTCCAATATCTCACATCTATTGAAAACACAATTAAAACACtaaaatacaaaacaaaatCACCCCAATGCTGCTATTATGCATAGAAACAAAAAActtgaaaaagcaaaaaaaacctGGATCATTACTTATTGCAAATGCAAGAATTGAATCTCCCACTAAATTCTTATCACCAAATGGATACCTGCAATGTACCTTTTCATATCCTAGATCATGTTTCCCTACTTGTCTATTAAAGACACAACCTACAATTTTCCTTTTCCCCTTTAGAATACCTTGCATTGATGCATTAATTTCCTCACAGAATTGCTTCTGATTCTTTCATCCAATATCTACTTGTAGTACACAAGCATTGAATATATCACTAATTTGTCACCTAAAACTAACTATATAGCTTTTAGCGTATTCTTCGTCTTCTTGATGATTACAACTTAGTCTTTTTTTTATCTACT
It encodes the following:
- the LOC103713397 gene encoding heterogeneous nuclear ribonucleoprotein Q-like isoform X2 is translated as MDVEEGAEVVEGEAVESEVEGVDEERDVGAGKDEGADGLDDADNSESYDDGEDNEEVEEEDPSLYMQADNEEIEEEDPSLYMQDTMTERKKQKEFEIFIGGLNKEAVEEDLMHVFGVFGEIQSVRIVRNLSTQKSKGFAFIRYASVEHAKKALAELKDGTEVRGKQVGISASQYNDTLYLGNICKTWTKDHVLETLKGYGIEQVEHILLPDDPNNEGKIKGFAFLEFNSHSDAMAAFQRLKKPDAVFGCDRSAKVAFAQTPMHPAEEILLQVKTVFIESIPVSWDEEKIKELCKQFGEVEKVQLFRKFTTSKKKDFGFIEFTSRESAVACVEGINSAQLGEDEVKVKANLAKPLNKRRLARQRARGGFKVKKNEEVSEEAGQSKKKKHSKSKEVLVKAKTQHKLKNVEGSKSSKSQGMVAKGKHGPQLARPAKGKRRGRRSMDNAINDRPSKKARKNRNFGNLHGRPSKGFGNQRYSYSGLPEVNPVVQPTTYAPRYAQSATRYQAYTYAGPSGSKARQSDLEPHAGCIPAAKPVHYSYGYEQRRVGAYDSQARNGSDFAGAAPVTQTSYPGYSSYAGYEAGYAYPGRGAYGSGAYAPHGSYY
- the LOC103713397 gene encoding heterogeneous nuclear ribonucleoprotein Q-like isoform X1, with translation MDVEEGAEVVEGEAVESEVEGVDEERDVGAGKDEGADGLDDADNSESYDDGEDNEEVEEEDPSLYMQADNEEIEEEDPSLYMQDTMTERKKQKEFEIFIGGLNKEAVEEDLMHVFGVFGEIQSVRIVRNLSTQKSKGFAFIRYASVEHAKKALAELKDGTEVRGKQVGISASQYNDTLYLGNICKTWTKDHVLETLKGYGIEQVEHILLPDDPNNEGKIKGFAFLEFNSHSDAMAAFQRLKKPDAVFGCDRSAKVAFAQTPMHPAEEILLQVKTVFIESIPVSWDEEKIKELCKQFGEVEKVQLFRKFTTSKKKDFGFIEFTSRESAVACVEGINSAQLGEDEVKVKANLAKPLNKRRLARQRARGGFKVKKNEEVSEEAGQSKKKKHSKSKEVLVKAKTQHKLKNVEGSKSSKSQGMVAKGKHGPQLARPAKGKRRGRRSMDNAINDRPSKKARKNRNFGNLHGRPSKGFGNQRYSYSGLPEVNPVVQPTTYAPRYAQSATRYQAYTYAGPSGSKARQSDLEPHAGCIPAAKPVHYSYGYEQRRVGAYDSQARNGSDFAGAAAPVTQTSYPGYSSYAGYEAGYAYPGRGAYGSGAYAPHGSYY